In Blastocatellia bacterium, the genomic stretch AACGTCTTTTAGTTGAGCGGCGGTGGCCGCCTTGTAAAAGCCGCACAGGTCAGCCAGGAAGCGGTCGCGCGCCTGGCGGTATTCCAGATCACCCGTATAAGAAAGGAGCTTGATTCGTTCGTCGGCCTCATCGCGACGCCCGCTGACGGCCAGGTCGAGATATTCGTCGATCAGTTTGTTCGCGATGAAGCTGCCGCGCCAATCGCGGTTCCGGCAGATAATCTCCCAGGCTCGTCCATCATCTTTGCTTTGGTAAGCGGCGATGAAATCATCAAAAATCTGGGCGCTAGCTTGCGCCGACTGGCGCGGGCGTTCTTCGAGTTGCTTGAGCCTTTGCCGCGCCTCATTCGCCCACGCTGAGTCCGAGTCTTTCTCTAAGTAAGCTTTCCAATCTTCTTTAGCCAGGCCATACAACTGCATGTACTCATGGCACAGGGCGCGATTGAATAAGGCTTCGAGCAGTGTGGCGTCCAGGGCCAGCGCACGGTCCAGATGCTCCAGGGCGCGGGCAAATTCTTCGAGGCTTTTGCCTAAAGCATCTTTCTGACGTTTGGCCTTGCCCATTTCCATCAGCGCCACGGCATAGTCGTTGTGCAGCTGCGCGTCTTTATCGCTCAGACTCAGGGCCTTGTCGAACTGCTCGATGGCTTCGTCAAGCCGGTGTTCGGCCAGGTACAAGCGGCCCAGCGCGTGATAGGAGCCCACGCCGGGATGCGCGTCAGCCTCATCCTGGAGGATTCGTTCGGCACGGTTGCGGGCGCTGCGATCAAACCGTTCTTCCTGACCGCCCCGCGTGATGGAGGGCAACGGGGCATAGCTTAATCCGGTGATGCGCGCCTCGGTCGGGCGCTGCTCGCGGTAGGCCTGGTTCAGCGCCTGAAGTCCTTTGCTCACGTCGGACGATGGGCGGGGCGGGATAATCCCGTCGAGCCACAGCCCGATGGCTATTAAAATGACCGCAGCGGCGGCGGCTAAGCCCATATAAATACGGCGGGACCGCCCGTGCGAAGGGTGTGGTACTTGGTTCGTTGCTTGCTTCGCTGCCAGGAAATCGACGACCGCAGGGTCATTTGTTTTTTTTAAGTTCGCGATCTTTGCGGGATCATCTTCCTTCATAGGTTCGGGCACGGGGTGGACGTGCTCGTGCAGGGCGAGCGACAGCTCAAGGCGGGCGCGGCGGTCGGGCGCTGCTAAGAAATAGCTGTCGAAGCGCGCTTGCTCCTGAGCGGACAACTCGTGTGTCGCGGCCTCGTCAATCAATTCGTCTTCGACGACCCGCAGCATCTCGAAAAGCTCGTCGTCGGTCATCAGACGCTCTTCGAAATGTGACATCTCGGCCTCGGCCATCTCCCCCAGCAGGTACTGCCGGATGGTTTTTTCGTCAGCTTCTACCATAATCGGTTATTGCTTTTGTATTTGCTCTCACATTACATTATGTGCCGCGGGCGCAAAGTATTTCATTCGCCGTCCTGCTTCAGGCACGCTTCTATGCACTCTTTCAGCGTCGCGCGCAGCCGGCTCAGGCGGATGCGCAACGCGTTTTCGCTAATTCCCAGCTCGGCGGCCAGTTGCCGCCGCAACTCGATCTTTTTCCGCCCCTCGGCGGCGTAATAATCCAACAGCCGCCGCCGGTCTGCCGGCGCGAGCTGCTCCAAGCAATGCTCAAGACACCGGGCGTAGCGCTCCTTCTCCTTCGCCACGTCGGGCGGCGGCGGCGGCGGCGGCACGAGCAGCCTGGGTCGGCGAAACCACTCATGTATCACATTGCGCGCCACGCCGTAACAGTAGGGCGCCGGATTGCCTTTGTACGAATCGGCAATCTCCGGCACCTTGCGGACGACGCGGTCGATTGTATCGTCGGCAAGTTCTTCGACCTCGTTTTTCGGAATGCCGTTTGCCCGACAGATCACCATGATCCGGCGGTAAATCTTTTCATATTTCTCACACGCTTCATCGCGGTCGGGGTCGAGCCACGCGAGGAAGCGCTCAAAGTCGTCCTGATTCATCACCCACTCTTTGGCCTTCGGGGCACGGTTTCCGAATCCGCATCTCAATTGTTTATTAATCAACCTGCGAGCGCTGTTGCTAGTACCGATGAAAAAAGCAGGCTTATCCTACAGCTTATCTGCGAGCGAATCAATCTTGTCGGTGATTTATTTTGCTTTCCTCTTGCGTGGTCTGCCCGAACCCAACTGCCCGGTTGGCATTCGCCCGCCGTGGTGTTAGCATCTCTCTATTAACAGTTCCACCCGTGACTTCCTCGTTAGGCTGCCAGGTTGTTTTGAGGTGAATGTCATGCCTACTGCTCATCGCTGCTTTCGAATGTTTACCGCCGCCGCGGTCACACTGCTGTGCGCCGGCTCGCTGCCGTCAGCCGCGCCCGGTCGCGTGCCGCCATCCGAAGGGCGCTATAAGATCAACGCCGCTCAGAGCCGCTTCACGGTTCGCGCCCTGGTCGGCGGTCTGCTCTCTTCGGTCGCCGGGCACGATCACACCATCGCTATCCGCGACTTCTCCGGCATGGCACAATTTACTTATGGCACGGTGACGCCCGCGGCCTTGCAATTCACGGTCAAAGCCGACTCGCTCGCCATCACCGACAAGGTGAGCGACAGCGACCGCGACAAGATTCAAGCGACCATGCGCAATGAGGTGTTAGACGTAAACAGCTACCCGGAGATTACCTTCAAGAGCGCCTCCATCACAGCCACGCGCGTCGAAGAAGGCAAATACGAAACCCGCATCAACGGCGAGCTGACCCTGCACGGCACGACACGCCCTCTCACCCTCAACGCCTTCGTCACCTTCCTCGCGACCAGCCTGCAAGCCGAAGGACAGTTCGCGCTGCGGCAAACCGACTATGGCATCCGCCCCGTATCGGTCGCCGGGGGAACGATCAAGGTCAAAGACGAGCTGAAGTTTTCTTTCCACATCGTCGCCGAACGCTGACGTGCTGCGCACGAAGGTAAAAGTAAAAAGTAAAAAGGCAAAAGGTCGGCAGGGGATTAAATAAGTAGTTGAAGCTATCTCTTATTCCGGCTCCGTCACTTTTGCCTTTTTACTTTTTACTTTTGCCTTGCGGCTGCGGCGCAGCCGCCTGCTTGACTTGGCTGCGCCAGAGCGTTTACGCTCGTGAGCGTTCCTCGGACCCCTGACAAATTTCTTCGCAAGGAGCCCACACATCTATGAGCACACGAATGTATACGCTGCCCGTCGAACAGACCCGGTGGCAGGTGCCGAACCAGGGGTCAACCACCGTCTTCAACTGGGAGTATGATGAGAGCCGCGACAAGCTGCTGACGCTTTATGAGAAGGGCAAGACGAAACAATGGAACGCCAGCGACCGCCTCGACTGGTCAATCGAAGTTGACCTCGCGAACCCGCTCGGCTTCCCCGACTATTACATCTCGATATACGGCTCGCCGATCTGGGAGCAGATGGACGAGAAGAAGAGAGGCGAGACCCGGCTGCACCTCGACGCCTGGCGCTTCTCGCAATTCCTGCACGGCGAGCAGGGCGCGTTGATCTGCGCCGCCAAGATCGTTCAGACCGTCCCCGACATCGACTCGAAGTTCTATGCCGCCACCCAGGTCTTTGACGAAGCGCGCCACGTCGAAGTCTACTCGCGTTATCTCAGAGAAAAGCTCAACCTCGCCTACCCGATCAACCCGCACCTGAAAACGCTGCTCGACCAGGCGATCAGCGACGGGCGCTGGGACTTCACCTACCTGGCCATGCAGGTAATCATCGAAGGGTTGGCGCTGGCGGCCTTCGGCACGATCCGCGACCTGGCAACCGAGCCGCTCGGTCAGGCCTTGAACGCCTACGTCATGCAGGATGAAGCGCGCCACGTCGCCTTCGGACGGCTCGCCCTGCGCGATTATTACCCGCACCTGACCGAGCGCGAGCGCGACGAGCGCGAGGCGTTTGCCGTCGAAGCTTGCTACCTGATGCGCGACCGTTTCATGGCCGAAGAGATATGGCAGAATCTCGACCTCGACGTCGAAGGCTGCGTCAGCTATGTGCGCCAGTCGCCCTTCATGCAGCAGTACACCAAGATGCTCTTCTCGCGTATCGTGCCGACGCTGAAAGATATCGGGCTCTGGGGGCCGCGCATTCAACAGGCGTTCGTTGATATGAAGGTCATCGAGTTTGCCGAGATCAACGTTGAAGAGCTGAGCGCCCGCGACGAAGACGTCGCCGCCGAATTCGACCGCCTGCGCGCCGCCCGCGACGCCCACGTTCAGAGCGTCATCGCCGAAGGCGCTTCTTAAGATGGTGACAAGTGACGAGTGACAAGTGACAAGAAAGAGGAAGTCAGGAATCAGGAGTCAGGAGTCAGAATAAGAACTGGAGGCGAAGCCGACTTCCTTATCCATTCTGTCTTCTGAATTCTGACTCCTGACTTCTCTCCGCGTTACTTGTCACTCCCAAAAGTATCTATGAAAAAATTCTTCAAGCGCCTCTTCTTCGTCCTGCTGATCCTTGTCGTGCTGGGACTCGGCATCCTCTTTTTCGTCGTGCC encodes the following:
- a CDS encoding YceI family protein — translated: MPTAHRCFRMFTAAAVTLLCAGSLPSAAPGRVPPSEGRYKINAAQSRFTVRALVGGLLSSVAGHDHTIAIRDFSGMAQFTYGTVTPAALQFTVKADSLAITDKVSDSDRDKIQATMRNEVLDVNSYPEITFKSASITATRVEEGKYETRINGELTLHGTTRPLTLNAFVTFLATSLQAEGQFALRQTDYGIRPVSVAGGTIKVKDELKFSFHIVAER
- a CDS encoding ferritin-like domain-containing protein produces the protein MSTRMYTLPVEQTRWQVPNQGSTTVFNWEYDESRDKLLTLYEKGKTKQWNASDRLDWSIEVDLANPLGFPDYYISIYGSPIWEQMDEKKRGETRLHLDAWRFSQFLHGEQGALICAAKIVQTVPDIDSKFYAATQVFDEARHVEVYSRYLREKLNLAYPINPHLKTLLDQAISDGRWDFTYLAMQVIIEGLALAAFGTIRDLATEPLGQALNAYVMQDEARHVAFGRLALRDYYPHLTERERDEREAFAVEACYLMRDRFMAEEIWQNLDLDVEGCVSYVRQSPFMQQYTKMLFSRIVPTLKDIGLWGPRIQQAFVDMKVIEFAEINVEELSARDEDVAAEFDRLRAARDAHVQSVIAEGAS